The Candidatus Alcyoniella australis region GAAGGGCCAGCTGTGGAAGGTTCAGGTCAACGGTTTCGACGAGTCGTCCGATCCGTTGAGCATGCCGGGAAACATTGCCGGTTCGCTGATGGTCGACCTGCAGTCCGAGCACGCCACGGCATTTGTCTGGCACGAGATGAAGGCCAACGTCGGGCTCGAGCCGAGCCTGTTCACACTCTCCGAGCTGCGCAAGCTCGCACAGTAGGCGCGGGGAGAAAAATTTGATCAAGTTCGCCAAGACGTCGGGGGTGCGCCCGGCCGCGGCAATATTGCTGTGTATGTTGTTGCTCGCGGTCGCTCCAGGCTGCAACCGGATCGACGCTGATCAGCTCGGACTGGACACCAGACCGATCACCAGCCGCGATCGGCTATACGACGTAAGCTTCGTCAGCCCCAACGAGGCCTGGGCCGTGGGCTACCCCGGAATCATTTTGCATTCGATTGACGGCGGGGCCAACTGGCAACGCGAGCAGATCGACACCAACGACGCGCTGTTTGCCGTCGACTTCGCCGACGCGCTGCACGGTTGGGTCGTGGGCCGTGGCGGCCTGGTGGTCTCCACGGTCGACGGTGGTCAGACCTGGACCTCCCAACGGATCGAGACCGGCCAGGGCGAGGGGGCCGCGCGCCAGCACCTGTTCGGAGTTGAGGCGATCTCGCCCCAGCACGCGGTTGCCGTGGGCAGCTTTGGCACCGTGGCGCTGACCCTCGACGGCGGCAGCAGCTGGGAGACGACTTTTATCGAGAGCATGTACAGCGCGCACCTGTTCGACGTCTCGTTCGTCGACGAGAACAACGGCCTGATCGTCGGCGACTACCCCAGCTGGGAAGAGTGGATGCTCGAGGGCGACGAGGCGGCCGCACTGACCAACATCTTCGGCACCAGCG contains the following coding sequences:
- a CDS encoding YCF48-related protein — translated: MIKFAKTSGVRPAAAILLCMLLLAVAPGCNRIDADQLGLDTRPITSRDRLYDVSFVSPNEAWAVGYPGIILHSIDGGANWQREQIDTNDALFAVDFADALHGWVVGRGGLVVSTVDGGQTWTSQRIETGQGEGAARQHLFGVEAISPQHAVAVGSFGTVALTLDGGSSWETTFIESMYSAHLFDVSFVDENNGLIVGDYPSWEEWMLEGDEAAALTNIFGTSDGGRSWQPLPVPVKASLYAVEFPDPLHIRAAGRNGTLIGSEDGGSTWQQFDSGVEQHLFDVFRLNPQSPLWICGDTGVLAEADNGTMTRRELGTVIWLRAVSFSDEQHGVVLGGRGTSFYTADGGKTWESSEYQ